In Elaeis guineensis isolate ETL-2024a chromosome 1, EG11, whole genome shotgun sequence, a genomic segment contains:
- the LOC105039518 gene encoding uncharacterized protein isoform X4, whose amino-acid sequence MATAAFRSTSRRSAVGGGGAEDAGSSNRSAGHRRSRSLSHYSGRFPPPPPPESDEFSTPRGRFVNKVRGSGFPEISLDDLADEFFRARAESDEEEGSRSAGRRSDRRSSVASYRMETESSRRRGRSASRPPDRSSVNGKPTSGGNSRRQRSVSVARHRCSDSEEVRSSKSGTEKTIRAVYAQEKLEHPTGDGEGTGLYEAMRKEVRHAVEEIRTELEKFTQVMTKTEPSTILSDNEKQANSSNIIQVIADIRRNYTTKLEQSEKRKQELLAELAAEEQHGQELSKIVKEFLPSSKVTAASERPSRSRRRSNDRIRASRHLTEEAERYFEDFLSNVEDTDMSSFDGERSDASSKIRDLMVHDYVPETSTSLTKAASLPVEADGVVLPWLQWETSNDTSPSPCKTKTESPVASENILPASAQEASAGFDSGKLIRSSLGIWNPEGDPGSSVPCRDKKGGRPGDVVNHLSSSDGRAKGSNFDMDDYLALQRNEDLLFERLRQRQRIESGSLILCGRTIL is encoded by the exons ATGGCGACGGCGGCCTTCAGATCGACCTCGAGGCGGTCCGCCGTAGGCGGCGGCGGTGCCGAGGACGCAGGGTCCTCCAACCGCAGCGCGGGCCACCGCCGGTCGAGGAGCCTCAGCCACTACTCCGGCCGGTTTCCGCCGCCACCGCCGCCAGAGTCCGACGAGTTCTCCACACCGAGGGGCAGGTTCGTCAACAAGGTGAGGGGGTCCGGCTTCCCTGAGATCAGCCTCGATGATCTTGCCGACGAGTTCTTTCGGGCGAGGGCGGAGTCGGATGAGGAGGAGGGAAGCAGGTCGGCGGGCCGCCGGTCCGATCGCCGGAGTTCAGTCGCTAGCTATAGGATGGAGACGGAGTCTTCTCGCCGGCGGGGAAGGTCGGCGTCGAGGCCTCCTGACCGGAGTTCTGTGAACGGGAAACCCACCTCTGGTGGTAACTCGAGACGGCAGCGATCCGTGTCGGTAGCTCGGCATCGGTGTAGTGATTCGGAG GAAGTTCGTTCAAGTAAAAGTGGGACTGAGAAAACAATTCGGGCAGTTTATGCCCAGGAAAAG TTGGAACATCCCACTGGGGATGGGGAAGGGACTGGATTATATGAAGCCATGCGCAAAGAAGTGAGACATGCAGTAGAAGAGATCAGGACAGAGCTCGAGAAG TTTACGCAGGTCATGACAAAAACGGAACCCTCAACAATTCTCAGTGACAATGAGAAACAGGCAAATAGTTCCAACATTATCCAAGTTATTGCTGATATCAGAAGGAATTACACCACCAAATTGGAACAG TCAGAGAAGCGGAAGCAAGAATTACTGGCAGAACTAGCAGCAGAGGAGCAGCATGGTCAGGAGCTTTCTAAAATTGTTAAAGAGTTTCTTCCTTCGTCAAAAGTAACTGCTGCTTCGGAAAGACCCTCTCGATCTAGAAGA AGGAGCAATGATAGAATAAGGGCGTCAAGACATCTGACTGAAGAGGCAGAAAGGTATTTTGAAGATTTTCTTTCAAATGTTGAAGATACAGACATGTCTTCCTTTGATGGAGAAAGAAGTGATGCAAGCTCAAAGATAAGAGACTTGATGGTGCATGATTATGTACCAGAAACATCGACAAGTTTGACAAAAGCTGCTTCACTGCCTGTTGAGGCAGATGGTGTTGTACTTCCTTGGTTGCAGTGGGAAACCAGTAATGATACATCTCCTTCACCATGCAAAACTAAGACAGAGTCGCCAGTGGCATCAGAAAATATTTTGCCTGCTTCAGCACAG GAAGCAAGTGCTGGATTTGATAGTGGGAAACTCATCAGAAGTAGTCTTGGGATTTGGAACCCTGAAGGAGATCCCGGCTCCTCTGTGCCTTGCAGAGACAAAAAGGGTGGCAGACCTGGAGATGTAGTAAACCACCTGAGCAGTTCCGATGGTAGAGCAAAAGGGTCTAATTTTGACATGGATGATTACCTGGCCTTGCAACGCAATGAAGATCTCCTCTTCGAAAGGCTGCGGCAGAGGCAGAGAATAGAATCAGGTAGCCTGATTTTATGTGGAAGAACCATACTATAG
- the LOC105039518 gene encoding uncharacterized protein isoform X2, whose product MATAAFRSTSRRSAVGGGGAEDAGSSNRSAGHRRSRSLSHYSGRFPPPPPPESDEFSTPRGRFVNKVRGSGFPEISLDDLADEFFRARAESDEEEGSRSAGRRSDRRSSVASYRMETESSRRRGRSASRPPDRSSVNGKPTSGGNSRRQRSVSVARHRCSDSESHSSSLTDDEAQEVRSSKSGTEKTIRAVYAQEKLEHPTGDGEGTGLYEAMRKEVRHAVEEIRTELEKVMTKTEPSTILSDNEKQANSSNIIQVIADIRRNYTTKLEQSEKRKQELLAELAAEEQHGQELSKIVKEFLPSSKVTAASERPSRSRRRSNDRIRASRHLTEEAERYFEDFLSNVEDTDMSSFDGERSDASSKIRDLMVHDYVPETSTSLTKAASLPVEADGVVLPWLQWETSNDTSPSPCKTKTESPVASENILPASAQEASAGFDSGKLIRSSLGIWNPEGDPGSSVPCRDKKGGRPGDVVNHLSSSDGRAKGSNFDMDDYLALQRNEDLLFERLRQRQRIESGSLILCGRTIL is encoded by the exons ATGGCGACGGCGGCCTTCAGATCGACCTCGAGGCGGTCCGCCGTAGGCGGCGGCGGTGCCGAGGACGCAGGGTCCTCCAACCGCAGCGCGGGCCACCGCCGGTCGAGGAGCCTCAGCCACTACTCCGGCCGGTTTCCGCCGCCACCGCCGCCAGAGTCCGACGAGTTCTCCACACCGAGGGGCAGGTTCGTCAACAAGGTGAGGGGGTCCGGCTTCCCTGAGATCAGCCTCGATGATCTTGCCGACGAGTTCTTTCGGGCGAGGGCGGAGTCGGATGAGGAGGAGGGAAGCAGGTCGGCGGGCCGCCGGTCCGATCGCCGGAGTTCAGTCGCTAGCTATAGGATGGAGACGGAGTCTTCTCGCCGGCGGGGAAGGTCGGCGTCGAGGCCTCCTGACCGGAGTTCTGTGAACGGGAAACCCACCTCTGGTGGTAACTCGAGACGGCAGCGATCCGTGTCGGTAGCTCGGCATCGGTGTAGTGATTCGGAG AGCCACTCTTCTTCACTAACTGATGATGAAGCACAGGAAGTTCGTTCAAGTAAAAGTGGGACTGAGAAAACAATTCGGGCAGTTTATGCCCAGGAAAAG TTGGAACATCCCACTGGGGATGGGGAAGGGACTGGATTATATGAAGCCATGCGCAAAGAAGTGAGACATGCAGTAGAAGAGATCAGGACAGAGCTCGAGAAG GTCATGACAAAAACGGAACCCTCAACAATTCTCAGTGACAATGAGAAACAGGCAAATAGTTCCAACATTATCCAAGTTATTGCTGATATCAGAAGGAATTACACCACCAAATTGGAACAG TCAGAGAAGCGGAAGCAAGAATTACTGGCAGAACTAGCAGCAGAGGAGCAGCATGGTCAGGAGCTTTCTAAAATTGTTAAAGAGTTTCTTCCTTCGTCAAAAGTAACTGCTGCTTCGGAAAGACCCTCTCGATCTAGAAGA AGGAGCAATGATAGAATAAGGGCGTCAAGACATCTGACTGAAGAGGCAGAAAGGTATTTTGAAGATTTTCTTTCAAATGTTGAAGATACAGACATGTCTTCCTTTGATGGAGAAAGAAGTGATGCAAGCTCAAAGATAAGAGACTTGATGGTGCATGATTATGTACCAGAAACATCGACAAGTTTGACAAAAGCTGCTTCACTGCCTGTTGAGGCAGATGGTGTTGTACTTCCTTGGTTGCAGTGGGAAACCAGTAATGATACATCTCCTTCACCATGCAAAACTAAGACAGAGTCGCCAGTGGCATCAGAAAATATTTTGCCTGCTTCAGCACAG GAAGCAAGTGCTGGATTTGATAGTGGGAAACTCATCAGAAGTAGTCTTGGGATTTGGAACCCTGAAGGAGATCCCGGCTCCTCTGTGCCTTGCAGAGACAAAAAGGGTGGCAGACCTGGAGATGTAGTAAACCACCTGAGCAGTTCCGATGGTAGAGCAAAAGGGTCTAATTTTGACATGGATGATTACCTGGCCTTGCAACGCAATGAAGATCTCCTCTTCGAAAGGCTGCGGCAGAGGCAGAGAATAGAATCAGGTAGCCTGATTTTATGTGGAAGAACCATACTATAG
- the LOC105039518 gene encoding uncharacterized protein isoform X3: MATAAFRSTSRRSAVGGGGAEDAGSSNRSAGHRRSRSLSHYSGRFPPPPPPESDEFSTPRGRFVNKVRGSGFPEISLDDLADEFFRARAESDEEEGSRSAGRRSDRRSSVASYRMETESSRRRGRSASRPPDRSSVNGKPTSGGNSRRQRSVSVARHRCSDSESHSSSLTDDEAQEVRSSKSGTEKTIRAVYAQEKLEHPTGDGEGTGLYEAMRKEVRHAVEEIRTELEKFTQVMTKTEPSTILSDNEKQANSSNIIQVIADIRRNYTTKLEQSEKRKQELLAELAAEEQHGQELSKIVKEFLPSSKVTAASERPSRSRRRSNDRIRASRHLTEEAERYFEDFLSNVEDTDMSSFDGERSDASSKIRDLMVHDYVPETSTSLTKAASLPVEADGVVLPWLQWETSNDTSPSPCKTKTESPVASENILPASAQEASAGFDSGKLIRSSLGIWNPEGDPGSSVPCRDKKGGRPGDVVNHLSSSDGRAKGSNFDMDDYLALQRNEDLLFERLRQRQRIESGLHHIM, translated from the exons ATGGCGACGGCGGCCTTCAGATCGACCTCGAGGCGGTCCGCCGTAGGCGGCGGCGGTGCCGAGGACGCAGGGTCCTCCAACCGCAGCGCGGGCCACCGCCGGTCGAGGAGCCTCAGCCACTACTCCGGCCGGTTTCCGCCGCCACCGCCGCCAGAGTCCGACGAGTTCTCCACACCGAGGGGCAGGTTCGTCAACAAGGTGAGGGGGTCCGGCTTCCCTGAGATCAGCCTCGATGATCTTGCCGACGAGTTCTTTCGGGCGAGGGCGGAGTCGGATGAGGAGGAGGGAAGCAGGTCGGCGGGCCGCCGGTCCGATCGCCGGAGTTCAGTCGCTAGCTATAGGATGGAGACGGAGTCTTCTCGCCGGCGGGGAAGGTCGGCGTCGAGGCCTCCTGACCGGAGTTCTGTGAACGGGAAACCCACCTCTGGTGGTAACTCGAGACGGCAGCGATCCGTGTCGGTAGCTCGGCATCGGTGTAGTGATTCGGAG AGCCACTCTTCTTCACTAACTGATGATGAAGCACAGGAAGTTCGTTCAAGTAAAAGTGGGACTGAGAAAACAATTCGGGCAGTTTATGCCCAGGAAAAG TTGGAACATCCCACTGGGGATGGGGAAGGGACTGGATTATATGAAGCCATGCGCAAAGAAGTGAGACATGCAGTAGAAGAGATCAGGACAGAGCTCGAGAAG TTTACGCAGGTCATGACAAAAACGGAACCCTCAACAATTCTCAGTGACAATGAGAAACAGGCAAATAGTTCCAACATTATCCAAGTTATTGCTGATATCAGAAGGAATTACACCACCAAATTGGAACAG TCAGAGAAGCGGAAGCAAGAATTACTGGCAGAACTAGCAGCAGAGGAGCAGCATGGTCAGGAGCTTTCTAAAATTGTTAAAGAGTTTCTTCCTTCGTCAAAAGTAACTGCTGCTTCGGAAAGACCCTCTCGATCTAGAAGA AGGAGCAATGATAGAATAAGGGCGTCAAGACATCTGACTGAAGAGGCAGAAAGGTATTTTGAAGATTTTCTTTCAAATGTTGAAGATACAGACATGTCTTCCTTTGATGGAGAAAGAAGTGATGCAAGCTCAAAGATAAGAGACTTGATGGTGCATGATTATGTACCAGAAACATCGACAAGTTTGACAAAAGCTGCTTCACTGCCTGTTGAGGCAGATGGTGTTGTACTTCCTTGGTTGCAGTGGGAAACCAGTAATGATACATCTCCTTCACCATGCAAAACTAAGACAGAGTCGCCAGTGGCATCAGAAAATATTTTGCCTGCTTCAGCACAG GAAGCAAGTGCTGGATTTGATAGTGGGAAACTCATCAGAAGTAGTCTTGGGATTTGGAACCCTGAAGGAGATCCCGGCTCCTCTGTGCCTTGCAGAGACAAAAAGGGTGGCAGACCTGGAGATGTAGTAAACCACCTGAGCAGTTCCGATGGTAGAGCAAAAGGGTCTAATTTTGACATGGATGATTACCTGGCCTTGCAACGCAATGAAGATCTCCTCTTCGAAAGGCTGCGGCAGAGGCAGAGAATAGAATCAG GTCTCCATCATATAATGTAG
- the LOC105039520 gene encoding ubiquitin-conjugating enzyme E2 8 → MASKRIQKELLDLQKDPPTSCSAGPVGEDLFHWQATIMGPAESPFSGGVFFVKIHFPPDYPFKPPKVNFQTKVYHPNINSNGSICLDILKEQWSPALTISKVLLSICSLLTDPNPDDPLVPEIAHIYKTQRSRYEETARAWTQKYAMG, encoded by the exons ATGGCTAGCAAACGAATTCAAAAGGAACTTCTAGATTTGCAAAAAGATCCTCCAACATCATGCAGTGCTGGACCTGTTGGGGAGGATCTATTCCATTGGCAGGCAACAATTATGGGTCCTGCTGAAAGCCCTTTTTCAGGAGGGGTCTTCTTTGTGAAAATTCATTTCCCTCCTGACTATCCATTCAAGCCTCCCAAGGTCAACTTCCAGACCAAG GTTTATCACCCAAATATCAACTCCAATGGCAGCATCTGCCTTGACATCCTCAAGGAGCAGTGGAGCCCTGCCCTGACCATCTCAAAGGTTCTCTTGTCAATCTGCTCTCTCCTCACAGACCCCAACCCCGATGATCCCCTTGTCCCTGAGATTGCCCACATATACAAGACTCAGAGGTCCCGCTATGAGGAGACTGCCAGAGCATGGACCCAGAAGTATGCCATGGGCTGA
- the LOC105039518 gene encoding uncharacterized protein isoform X1: protein MATAAFRSTSRRSAVGGGGAEDAGSSNRSAGHRRSRSLSHYSGRFPPPPPPESDEFSTPRGRFVNKVRGSGFPEISLDDLADEFFRARAESDEEEGSRSAGRRSDRRSSVASYRMETESSRRRGRSASRPPDRSSVNGKPTSGGNSRRQRSVSVARHRCSDSESHSSSLTDDEAQEVRSSKSGTEKTIRAVYAQEKLEHPTGDGEGTGLYEAMRKEVRHAVEEIRTELEKFTQVMTKTEPSTILSDNEKQANSSNIIQVIADIRRNYTTKLEQSEKRKQELLAELAAEEQHGQELSKIVKEFLPSSKVTAASERPSRSRRRSNDRIRASRHLTEEAERYFEDFLSNVEDTDMSSFDGERSDASSKIRDLMVHDYVPETSTSLTKAASLPVEADGVVLPWLQWETSNDTSPSPCKTKTESPVASENILPASAQEASAGFDSGKLIRSSLGIWNPEGDPGSSVPCRDKKGGRPGDVVNHLSSSDGRAKGSNFDMDDYLALQRNEDLLFERLRQRQRIESGSLILCGRTIL, encoded by the exons ATGGCGACGGCGGCCTTCAGATCGACCTCGAGGCGGTCCGCCGTAGGCGGCGGCGGTGCCGAGGACGCAGGGTCCTCCAACCGCAGCGCGGGCCACCGCCGGTCGAGGAGCCTCAGCCACTACTCCGGCCGGTTTCCGCCGCCACCGCCGCCAGAGTCCGACGAGTTCTCCACACCGAGGGGCAGGTTCGTCAACAAGGTGAGGGGGTCCGGCTTCCCTGAGATCAGCCTCGATGATCTTGCCGACGAGTTCTTTCGGGCGAGGGCGGAGTCGGATGAGGAGGAGGGAAGCAGGTCGGCGGGCCGCCGGTCCGATCGCCGGAGTTCAGTCGCTAGCTATAGGATGGAGACGGAGTCTTCTCGCCGGCGGGGAAGGTCGGCGTCGAGGCCTCCTGACCGGAGTTCTGTGAACGGGAAACCCACCTCTGGTGGTAACTCGAGACGGCAGCGATCCGTGTCGGTAGCTCGGCATCGGTGTAGTGATTCGGAG AGCCACTCTTCTTCACTAACTGATGATGAAGCACAGGAAGTTCGTTCAAGTAAAAGTGGGACTGAGAAAACAATTCGGGCAGTTTATGCCCAGGAAAAG TTGGAACATCCCACTGGGGATGGGGAAGGGACTGGATTATATGAAGCCATGCGCAAAGAAGTGAGACATGCAGTAGAAGAGATCAGGACAGAGCTCGAGAAG TTTACGCAGGTCATGACAAAAACGGAACCCTCAACAATTCTCAGTGACAATGAGAAACAGGCAAATAGTTCCAACATTATCCAAGTTATTGCTGATATCAGAAGGAATTACACCACCAAATTGGAACAG TCAGAGAAGCGGAAGCAAGAATTACTGGCAGAACTAGCAGCAGAGGAGCAGCATGGTCAGGAGCTTTCTAAAATTGTTAAAGAGTTTCTTCCTTCGTCAAAAGTAACTGCTGCTTCGGAAAGACCCTCTCGATCTAGAAGA AGGAGCAATGATAGAATAAGGGCGTCAAGACATCTGACTGAAGAGGCAGAAAGGTATTTTGAAGATTTTCTTTCAAATGTTGAAGATACAGACATGTCTTCCTTTGATGGAGAAAGAAGTGATGCAAGCTCAAAGATAAGAGACTTGATGGTGCATGATTATGTACCAGAAACATCGACAAGTTTGACAAAAGCTGCTTCACTGCCTGTTGAGGCAGATGGTGTTGTACTTCCTTGGTTGCAGTGGGAAACCAGTAATGATACATCTCCTTCACCATGCAAAACTAAGACAGAGTCGCCAGTGGCATCAGAAAATATTTTGCCTGCTTCAGCACAG GAAGCAAGTGCTGGATTTGATAGTGGGAAACTCATCAGAAGTAGTCTTGGGATTTGGAACCCTGAAGGAGATCCCGGCTCCTCTGTGCCTTGCAGAGACAAAAAGGGTGGCAGACCTGGAGATGTAGTAAACCACCTGAGCAGTTCCGATGGTAGAGCAAAAGGGTCTAATTTTGACATGGATGATTACCTGGCCTTGCAACGCAATGAAGATCTCCTCTTCGAAAGGCTGCGGCAGAGGCAGAGAATAGAATCAGGTAGCCTGATTTTATGTGGAAGAACCATACTATAG
- the LOC105039521 gene encoding high mobility group B protein 15 has translation MSKDSSCPPPITPPPPKATPVQTQPSQILSITPQATYEKVISDGRVFVETLQKLHRSAGTKFMVPTMGGRPLDLHRLFAEVTSRGGLEIVIRDRKWRDVVAAFNFPSTITNASFVLRKYYMSLLRSYEQVYYFGNKGSSDSVSAGKPVNQSEPLHPQAGMIIASPDANPVTGSEASQQQVSTTSTEDSSIKDQLLTEIPPLRKGTRITGNIYGKFEYGYLVTANFGSYTMKGVVYHSPPVPCTIQSSSSYHGRRSRKAPSRPRSNLSGYDFFAAENYAILKPVYPGKEKAISRHIRYLWSRLTKAEKEVYQERAMRA, from the exons ATGTCCAAAGACAGTAGCTGCCCACCACCTATAACACCACCACCACCAAAGGCCACCCCAGTCCAAACCCAGCCATCCCAAATCCTGAGCATAACGCCACAGGCAACGTACGAGAAGGTGATATCAGATGGAAGGGTGTTCGTGGAAACCCTTCAGAAGCTCCATAGATCGGCCGGAACCAAGTTTAT GGTGCCTACAATGGGAGGAAGGCCCCTCGATCTTCATCGTCTTTTTGCAGAAGTTACTTCCCGAGGTGGACTGGAAATT GTCATAAGAGATCGCAAATGGAGGGATGTAGTAGCCGCCTTCAATTTTCCTTCAACAATCACAAATGCATCATTTGTATTACGCAAGTACTATATGTCCTTGCTTCGTAGCTATGAACAAGTCtattattttggaaataaaggTTCTTCTGACTCTGTATCTG CTGGCAAACCTGTTAATCAGTCAGAACCACTGCACCCTCAGGCAGGCATGATAATAGCTTCACCAGATGCTAATCCTGTTACTGGATCGGAGGCATCTCAGCAACAAGTTTCCACAACATCAACCGAGGATAGCAGCATCAAAGACCAGCTACTGACAG AAATTCCCCCCTTACGAAAAGGCACTCGGATAACTGGCAACATTTATGGGAAATTTGAATATGGATATCTAGTGACTGCAAATTTTGGTTCTTACACCATGAAAGGTGTTGTGTATCATTCTCCTCCTGTGCCATGTACAATCCAAAGTTCATCAAGTTACCATGGTCGGAGGTCTCGAAAGGCACCTTCTCGTCCCAGATCCAACCTGAGTGGCTATGACTTCTTTGCTGCTGAGAATTATGCAATACTGAAGCCTGTGTATCCTGGGAAAGAAAAGGCTATCAGCAGGCATATACGATATCTCTGGAGCAGACTCACTAAGGCTGAAAAGGAG GTTTATCAGGAGAGAGCAATGAGGGCGTAA